A single region of the Actinoplanes sp. SE50/110 genome encodes:
- a CDS encoding metal ABC transporter substrate-binding protein, translating to MMRRLLTPLLLLAVLAGCGARAAADGRMPIVAAFYPLQFVSERIGGDLVRVVNLTKPGAEPHDVELSPRQVAQIVDAKVAVHVAGFQPAVDEAIEQNAAIAGYDVSAAAAPEHHDPHVWLDPVRLAAIADRLAVRFGQADPPHAATYTANAAALHRQLDDLDAEFRTRLASCPRRELVTSHTAFHYLAERYHLTQIGITGVDPEAEPSPRRLAEVAADARAHGTTTIFFETLVSPKVADTIAREVGAKTAVLDPLEGLIDPSADYFSVMRANLASLTTALGCPS from the coding sequence ATGATGCGCCGCCTGCTCACCCCGCTGCTCCTGCTGGCCGTGCTGGCCGGCTGCGGCGCGCGGGCCGCGGCGGACGGCCGGATGCCGATCGTGGCCGCCTTCTACCCGCTGCAGTTCGTCAGCGAGCGGATCGGCGGCGACCTGGTCCGGGTGGTCAACCTGACCAAGCCGGGCGCCGAGCCGCACGACGTCGAGCTGAGCCCGCGCCAGGTGGCCCAGATCGTGGACGCGAAGGTGGCGGTGCACGTGGCCGGCTTCCAGCCCGCGGTCGACGAGGCGATAGAACAGAACGCGGCGATTGCGGGGTACGACGTGTCCGCCGCCGCCGCGCCCGAACATCACGACCCGCACGTCTGGCTCGACCCGGTCCGGCTCGCCGCGATCGCCGACCGGCTCGCCGTCCGGTTCGGGCAGGCCGACCCGCCGCACGCGGCCACCTACACGGCGAACGCCGCCGCCCTGCACCGGCAGCTCGACGACCTGGACGCCGAGTTCCGCACCCGGCTGGCCTCCTGTCCGCGGCGGGAGCTGGTGACCAGCCACACCGCGTTCCACTACCTGGCCGAGCGGTATCACCTGACCCAGATCGGGATCACCGGGGTGGACCCGGAGGCCGAGCCGTCGCCACGCCGGCTGGCCGAGGTCGCCGCCGACGCCCGGGCGCACGGCACCACCACGATCTTCTTCGAGACCCTGGTCAGCCCGAAGGTCGCCGACACCATCGCGCGTGAGGTCGGTGCGAAGACCGCGGTGCTCGACCCGCTGGAAGGCCTGATCGACCCGTCCGCGGACTACTTCTCGGTGATGCGGGCCAACCTGGCCTCGCTCACCACGGCATTGGGGTGCCCGTCATGA
- a CDS encoding Fur family transcriptional regulator — MVSPDSAQRNTKQRSAVSAVLAETEGFHSAQDLHAMLRDRGERVGLTTVYRTLQGLADAGEVDVMRPPGGEHLYRRCSQGHHHHLVCRSCGRTVEVLGPAVESWAEKMAGEHGFVDVSHTMEIFGTCPECAHRG, encoded by the coding sequence ATGGTGAGCCCGGACAGTGCTCAGCGCAACACCAAGCAGCGCAGCGCGGTGAGCGCCGTGCTCGCCGAGACCGAGGGATTCCACAGTGCGCAGGACCTGCACGCGATGCTGCGCGACCGGGGTGAACGGGTCGGGCTGACCACGGTGTACCGGACGCTGCAGGGCCTGGCCGACGCCGGCGAGGTGGACGTGATGCGCCCGCCCGGCGGCGAGCACCTGTACCGCCGCTGCAGCCAGGGGCATCACCACCACCTGGTGTGCCGATCCTGCGGGCGGACCGTCGAGGTGCTCGGCCCGGCGGTCGAGTCGTGGGCCGAGAAGATGGCCGGCGAGCACGGGTTCGTCGACGTGTCACACACCATGGAGATCTTCGGGACCTGCCCGGAGTGCGCGCACCGGGGCTGA
- a CDS encoding helix-turn-helix transcriptional regulator, translating into MAEQGAGHGSYEAAGALLRALSAPIRIAIVVRLGGGACCVHDLVAELGAAQPLISQHLRVLRGAGVVRGVRRGREIAYSLVDDHVAHIVADAVSHARENRW; encoded by the coding sequence ATGGCTGAGCAGGGCGCCGGCCACGGGTCGTACGAGGCGGCCGGCGCGCTGCTGCGGGCGCTGTCCGCCCCGATCCGGATCGCCATCGTGGTGCGCCTGGGCGGTGGCGCATGCTGCGTGCACGATCTGGTCGCCGAGCTCGGCGCCGCACAGCCGCTGATCTCGCAACACTTGCGGGTGTTGCGCGGCGCCGGCGTGGTGCGGGGTGTCCGGCGCGGCCGGGAGATCGCATACTCCCTGGTGGACGACCACGTCGCGCACATCGTCGCCGACGCCGTGAGCCACGCAAGGGAGAATCGATGGTGA
- a CDS encoding metal ABC transporter ATP-binding protein, with protein MSVIAVRHVAAGYDGREILRDVDLSVAAGDVVAVLGANGSGKSTLIRTILGLVPVRRGEIDLFGTAQRRFRDWARIGYVPQRLGAGSGVPATVGEVVASGRLARRGLFRLPGAADREAVRQALTAVGLLDRIGDPVSTLSGGQQQRTLIARALAGRPDLLVLDEPTAGVDAASQEAFAGALTEFAANGGTILLVLHELGPLRPLIGRAVVVHEGRIAHEGVPPEPAGHHAEPGHDHVHPHADEAKAGICEWAPTDGMKAY; from the coding sequence GTGAGTGTGATCGCGGTTCGGCACGTGGCGGCCGGTTATGACGGGCGGGAGATCCTGCGGGACGTGGACCTGAGCGTCGCGGCCGGCGACGTGGTCGCGGTGCTCGGCGCCAACGGCTCCGGCAAGTCCACCCTGATCCGGACGATCCTCGGCCTGGTCCCGGTGCGCCGCGGGGAGATCGACCTGTTCGGCACCGCGCAGCGCCGGTTCCGCGACTGGGCGCGGATCGGCTACGTGCCGCAGCGCCTCGGCGCCGGCAGCGGCGTGCCGGCCACCGTCGGCGAGGTGGTCGCCTCCGGCCGGCTGGCCCGGCGCGGGCTGTTCCGGCTGCCCGGGGCCGCCGACCGGGAGGCGGTGCGGCAGGCGCTGACCGCGGTCGGCCTGCTGGACCGGATCGGCGACCCGGTCAGCACCCTCTCCGGTGGGCAGCAGCAGCGCACCCTGATCGCCCGGGCCCTGGCCGGCCGGCCCGACCTGCTGGTCCTCGACGAGCCGACGGCCGGGGTGGACGCGGCCAGCCAGGAGGCGTTCGCCGGGGCGCTCACCGAGTTCGCCGCGAACGGCGGCACCATCCTGCTGGTCCTGCACGAGTTGGGCCCGCTGCGGCCGCTGATCGGCCGGGCCGTGGTGGTGCACGAGGGCCGGATCGCGCACGAGGGGGTGCCGCCGGAGCCGGCCGGGCATCACGCCGAGCCGGGCCACGACCATGTGCACCCGCATGCCGACGAGGCGAAGGCCGGCATCTGCGAATGGGCGCCGACGGACGGGATGAAGGCGTACTGA
- a CDS encoding DUF6703 family protein has product MTTPDHFLRRLARVNPTSAFFAALALLLAGLFLPGVVGALLLAVLAAGLATLTFTTWPVQPPITRLVRVVLLTLLIVAVLGKAL; this is encoded by the coding sequence GTGACGACGCCGGACCATTTTCTTCGCCGGCTGGCGAGGGTGAATCCCACCTCGGCGTTCTTCGCCGCGCTGGCCCTGCTGCTGGCCGGCCTGTTCCTGCCGGGCGTGGTGGGCGCGCTGCTGCTGGCGGTGCTGGCGGCCGGGCTGGCCACGCTGACCTTCACCACCTGGCCGGTCCAGCCGCCGATCACCCGGCTCGTCCGGGTGGTGCTGCTCACCCTGCTGATCGTCGCGGTGCTCGGCAAGGCCCTCTGA
- a CDS encoding antibiotic biosynthesis monooxygenase has translation MLVLNRFLVPPDTQDDFREQAHAALAALAGCPGYLSGRLARALEDTAAWTLVTEWESVGAYRRALGNFDVKVHATPLLARSLDEPSAFETLAAAGPGEPVTETASDRAAESWR, from the coding sequence ATGCTGGTGCTCAACCGATTCCTGGTCCCGCCGGACACGCAGGACGACTTCCGGGAGCAGGCGCACGCCGCGCTCGCGGCCCTCGCCGGATGCCCCGGATACCTGTCCGGCCGGCTCGCCCGCGCCCTGGAGGACACCGCCGCCTGGACCCTGGTGACCGAGTGGGAGTCGGTCGGAGCCTACCGCCGCGCGCTGGGCAACTTCGATGTGAAGGTGCACGCCACCCCGCTGCTCGCGCGCTCGCTCGACGAGCCGTCCGCGTTCGAGACGCTGGCCGCCGCCGGGCCGGGGGAGCCGGTGACCGAGACCGCCAGTGACCGGGCGGCCGAGTCGTGGCGCTGA
- a CDS encoding metal ABC transporter permease, which produces MDLLTYPFMLRALAGALIIGLAAPALGVYLVQRRLSLIGDGIGHVALTGVGVGLLTHRSPVLTAVLVSVIGAVAVELVRERGRTSGDLALALLFYGGIAGGVVLVGLSDDASNASLMQYLFGSLITTSPQDIVVIAGLGAAVLIAMLVFRPALFALCNDEEYARVSGLPVRTLNLLLAVTTAVTVTIAMRTVGLLLVSALMVVPVAAAQQLTRGFRSTMAVAMLIGVGAAGAGVVLSGQIDTAPGATTVLLALAAFLVTAAAGALWHRRRRPAPAHAEPPDVVLHG; this is translated from the coding sequence ATGGACCTCTTGACCTATCCCTTCATGCTGCGCGCGCTGGCCGGTGCGCTGATCATCGGTCTGGCCGCGCCGGCGCTCGGCGTCTACCTGGTGCAGCGACGGCTGTCACTGATCGGTGACGGGATCGGGCACGTGGCGCTGACCGGGGTCGGCGTCGGCCTGCTCACCCACCGGTCGCCGGTGCTGACCGCGGTGCTGGTCTCGGTGATCGGCGCGGTCGCCGTGGAGCTGGTCCGCGAACGCGGCCGCACCTCCGGTGACCTGGCGCTGGCCCTGCTGTTCTACGGCGGGATCGCGGGCGGCGTGGTGCTGGTCGGGCTCTCCGACGACGCCAGCAACGCCAGCCTGATGCAGTACCTGTTCGGGTCGCTGATCACCACCTCGCCGCAGGACATCGTGGTGATCGCCGGCCTGGGTGCGGCGGTGCTGATCGCCATGCTGGTGTTCCGGCCGGCGCTGTTCGCGCTCTGCAACGACGAGGAGTATGCCCGGGTCAGTGGACTGCCGGTGCGTACGCTCAACCTGCTCCTCGCGGTGACGACCGCGGTGACCGTCACGATCGCCATGCGCACCGTCGGTCTGCTCCTGGTCTCCGCCCTGATGGTGGTGCCGGTGGCGGCCGCGCAGCAGCTGACCCGCGGGTTCCGGTCCACGATGGCGGTGGCCATGCTGATCGGGGTCGGCGCGGCCGGCGCCGGGGTGGTGCTGTCCGGCCAGATCGACACCGCGCCGGGCGCCACCACGGTGCTGCTGGCCCTGGCCGCGTTCCTGGTGACCGCCGCGGCCGGCGCGCTGTGGCACCGCCGGCGACGCCCGGCGCCTGCCCACGCCGAACCGCCGGACGTGGTGCTGCATGGCTGA